The following proteins are encoded in a genomic region of Pyrus communis chromosome 11, drPyrComm1.1, whole genome shotgun sequence:
- the LOC137708221 gene encoding aquaporin NIP6-1 isoform X2 yields MDNSEEVPSAPSTPVTPGTPGAPLFGGFKPDLRSSGIGRKSLLRSCSSCFTVDPWALEDGTLQPKVSCALPYPPVSLARKVGAEFLGTFILIFAGTATAIVNQKTQGSESLLGLAASTGLAVMIVILSTGHISGAHLNPSVTIAFAALKHFSWKHVPLYVGAQVAASVCAAFALKVIFHPIMGGGVTVPSGSWSQAFALEFMISFNLMFVVTAVATDTRAVGELAGIAVGATVMLNILIAGETTGASMNPVRTLGPAIAANNYKAIWVYLTAPFLGALFGAGTYTAVKLPEDVDSIEKPSPRSFRR; encoded by the exons ATGGATAATAGTGAGGAAGTTCCATCAGCTCCTTCGACTCCTGTAACACCAGGGACTCCTGGTGCCCCTCTCTTTGGCGGGTTCAAGCCAGATCTCAGAAGTAGTGGGATTGGTAGGAAATCCCTCCTCAGGAGCTGCAGCAGCTGCTTTACTGTTGATCCTTGGGCTTTGGAAGATGGCACATTGCAGCCTAAAGTTTCCTGTGCACTGCCTTACCCTCCTGTGTCACTTGCACGAAAG GTGGGAGCTGAATTCTTGGGCACTTTCATACTAATATTTGCTGGGACAGCCACAGCCATAGTGAACCAAAAGACACAAGGGTCAGAGTCCCTGCTCGGCCTTGCAGCCTCCACCGGTCTCGCTGTCATGATTGTCATTCTCTCGACAGGCCACATTTCTGGGGCCCATCTCAACCCCTCAGTCACCATTGCCTTTGCTGCACTGAAACACTTCTCGTGGAAACAT GTGCCATTATATGTGGGAGCACAAGTTGCGGCGTCAGTTTGTGCTGCGTTTGCGTTGAAGGTGATATTTCATCCAATCATGGGAGGTGGAGTGACAGTTCCTTCAGGGAGTTGGAGCCAGGCTTTTGCCTTGGAATTCATGATTAGTTTCAACCTCATGTTTGTTGTTACTGCTGTGGCCACCGACACTAGAGCA GTTGGAGAATTGGCGGGAATCGCGGTGGGAGCTACTGTCATGCTTAACATACTCATAGCTGG GGAAACAACAGGAGCTTCAATGAACCCAGTGAGAACGTTAGGGCCAGCCATAGCTGCAAACAATTACAAAGCCATATGGGTCTACCTCACTGCACCATTTCTTGGGGCGCTCTTTGGGGCGGGAACCTATACAGCTGTCAAGCTGCCTGAAGATGTTGACAGTATTGAAAAGCCTTCACCAAGGAGCTTCAGAAGATGA
- the LOC137708221 gene encoding aquaporin NIP6-1 isoform X1, with product MDNSEEVPSAPSTPVTPGTPGAPLFGGFKPDLRSSGIGRKSLLRSCSSCFTVDPWALEDGTLQPKVSCALPYPPVSLARKVGAEFLGTFILIFAGTATAIVNQKTQGSESLLGLAASTGLAVMIVILSTGHISGAHLNPSVTIAFAALKHFSWKHVPLYVGAQVAASVCAAFALKVIFHPIMGGGVTVPSGSWSQAFALEFMISFNLMFVVTAVATDTRAVGELAGIAVGATVMLNILIAGYEEIHTSGSPFIHNEETTGASMNPVRTLGPAIAANNYKAIWVYLTAPFLGALFGAGTYTAVKLPEDVDSIEKPSPRSFRR from the exons ATGGATAATAGTGAGGAAGTTCCATCAGCTCCTTCGACTCCTGTAACACCAGGGACTCCTGGTGCCCCTCTCTTTGGCGGGTTCAAGCCAGATCTCAGAAGTAGTGGGATTGGTAGGAAATCCCTCCTCAGGAGCTGCAGCAGCTGCTTTACTGTTGATCCTTGGGCTTTGGAAGATGGCACATTGCAGCCTAAAGTTTCCTGTGCACTGCCTTACCCTCCTGTGTCACTTGCACGAAAG GTGGGAGCTGAATTCTTGGGCACTTTCATACTAATATTTGCTGGGACAGCCACAGCCATAGTGAACCAAAAGACACAAGGGTCAGAGTCCCTGCTCGGCCTTGCAGCCTCCACCGGTCTCGCTGTCATGATTGTCATTCTCTCGACAGGCCACATTTCTGGGGCCCATCTCAACCCCTCAGTCACCATTGCCTTTGCTGCACTGAAACACTTCTCGTGGAAACAT GTGCCATTATATGTGGGAGCACAAGTTGCGGCGTCAGTTTGTGCTGCGTTTGCGTTGAAGGTGATATTTCATCCAATCATGGGAGGTGGAGTGACAGTTCCTTCAGGGAGTTGGAGCCAGGCTTTTGCCTTGGAATTCATGATTAGTTTCAACCTCATGTTTGTTGTTACTGCTGTGGCCACCGACACTAGAGCA GTTGGAGAATTGGCGGGAATCGCGGTGGGAGCTACTGTCATGCTTAACATACTCATAGCTGG ATACGAGGAGATACACACATCGGGATCCCCATTTATTCACAACGA GGAAACAACAGGAGCTTCAATGAACCCAGTGAGAACGTTAGGGCCAGCCATAGCTGCAAACAATTACAAAGCCATATGGGTCTACCTCACTGCACCATTTCTTGGGGCGCTCTTTGGGGCGGGAACCTATACAGCTGTCAAGCTGCCTGAAGATGTTGACAGTATTGAAAAGCCTTCACCAAGGAGCTTCAGAAGATGA
- the LOC137708222 gene encoding uncharacterized protein, protein MDDNDPWLAPDKLQHVLFCFSLTLIFSTLATRTRYPFLRRHSIWFGSILSLLAGAAKEFADELGFFRSAGASAKDAVADFVGVLIGSLVLYFVKYVTRPENETGRVREVSMV, encoded by the coding sequence ATGGACGACAATGACCCGTGGTTAGCCCCAGACAAGCTCCAACATGTTCTCTTCTGCTTCTCTCTCACGCTCATCTTCTCCACGCTCGCCACCCGAACCCGGTACCCGTTTCTCCGTCGTCACTCTATTTGGTTCGGATCCATCTTGTCTCTCTTAGCCGGCGCAGCCAAGGAGTTCGCTGACGAGCTCGGGTTCTTCAGGTCCGCCGGAGCCTCCGCTAAAGACGCCGTCGCCGATTTCGTTGGCGTCCTAATCGGCTCGCTGGTGCTTTATTTTGTCAAGTATGTGACTCGACCCGAGAATGAGACGGGTCGGGTCCGAGAGGTTTCGATGGTCTGA
- the LOC137707822 gene encoding large ribosomal subunit protein uL30z-like, with translation MTEEVAQPLTYIPEVILKRRKTNEELALRRKEQLEQRKFKSQQNKQEYIKKPEDFVKEYRYREMDLVHMRHRLKRKRPALEATNSQLLLVIRIQGKNDMHPVVRKALYSLKLRKVFNAVFVKATDAILEKLQRVQPYVTYGYPSLKNVRDLIYKKGFAKIDKKKVPLTDNNLIEQAMGQHDVICIEDIVHEIATIGPHFKEVTGFLWPFVLNKPEAGLKGSKTVFKDGGDAGDRGDKINELVSKMN, from the exons ATGACGGAAGAGGTGGCGCAGCCGTTGACGTATATACCGGAGGTTATATTGAAGAGAAGGAAAACCAATGAGGAGTTGGCTTTGAGGAGGAAAGAGCAATTGGAGCAGAGGAAGTTTAAGTCTCAGCAAAATAAGCAAGAATATATTAAGAAACCTGAGGATTTTGTCAAAGAGTATCGCTACAGG GAGATGGACCTCGTCCATATGAGACACAGGTTAAAGAGAAAAAGGCCAGCATTGGAGGCAACTAACTCACAGCTTCTTTTGGTCATCCGCATACAGGG GAAAAATGACATGCACCCTGTTGTTAGGAAGGCCCTTTACAGCCTCAAATTGAGGAAAGTTTTCAATGCTGTCTTTGTGAAAGCAACTGATGCTATATTAGAAAAGTTGCAGAGGGTGCAGCCGTATGTTACCTACGG GTATCCTAGTCTTAAGAATGTGAGGGATCTGATTTACAAGAAGGGCTTTGCAAAGATCGACAAGAAGAAAGTTCCTCTGACAGACAACAACCTTATTGAACAG GCAATGGGGCAGCATGATGTTATATGCATAGAAGATATAGTTCATGAAATTGCTACGATTGGCCCACATTTTAAGGAGGTTACCGGCTTTTTATGGCCCTTTGTGCTCAACAAGCCTGAAGCAGGATTAAAGGGCTCAAAAACGGTATTCAAGGACGGGGGAGACGCGGGCGATCGCGGGGATAAGATCAATGAACTAGTTAGCAAGATGAATTAG